The proteins below are encoded in one region of Polypterus senegalus isolate Bchr_013 chromosome 2, ASM1683550v1, whole genome shotgun sequence:
- the LOC120523477 gene encoding G-protein coupled receptor 183-like gives MMQSIISGNMTNNSEHCDWYAHRSTARILMPLHYCIVFVVGLLGNALALHVIRPNLKKMNSTTLYSTNLVVSDILFTLSLPMRIVYYALGFHWPMGDALCRINGLIFYINTYAGVNFMTCLSVDRFIAVVLPLRFSRFRKVQNVKKICVAVWIIVMAQTLPLLANSMLEVDGDYIACMEYPTFDKNENLPYMLLGAVFIGYVIPVVTILVCYSGLCWKLHFSAKQNHLTEKSGRNKKAISVIFFVILVFVICFSPYHIDIIQYMVKKLHHHPNCSEKLAFQVSLHITVCLMNFNSCMDPFIYFFACKGYKRKVMKMMRRQVSTSFSSVVRTSPDGSSRDAIDNNRIVSVLLTNKLKS, from the coding sequence ATGATGCAATCCATAATCAGTGGGAATATGACCAACAACTCTGAACATTGTGACTGGTACGCCCATCGAAGTACAGCAAGGATCCTGATGCCACTgcattactgtattgtttttgttgtggGACTTCTAGGAAATGCATTGGCGTTACATGTTATACGGCCAAACCTAAAGAAGATGAATTCCACCACCTTGTATTCTACCAATCTCGTCGTTTCTGATATCCTTTTTACTCTGTCACTGCCAATGCGCATTGTATATTATGCATTAGGTTTCCACTGGCCAATGGGTGATGCTCTTTGTAGGATTAACGGTTTGATTTTTTACATCAACACCTATGCTGGAGTGAACTTTATGACATGTTTGAGTGTGGACAGGTTCATTGCTGTAGTCTTGCCTCTTCGCTTTAGCCGTTTCAGGAaagtacaaaatgtcaaaaaaatttgTGTTGCTGTATGGATTATAGTCATGGCTCAAACCTTGCCTCTACTTGCAAACTCTATGTTAGAAGTTGATGGGGATTACATTGCTTGCATGGAGTACCCAACCTTTGACAAAAATGAAAACCTACCTTACATGCTACTTGGAGCAGTTTTCATTGGATATGTTATTCCAGTAGTAACTATTCTGGTTTGCTATTCTGGACTGTGCTGGAAACTGCACttttcagcaaaacaaaaccacctCACAGAAAAATCTGGCCGCAACAAAAAAGCAATCAGTGTCATCTTTTTTGTTATCTTGGTGTTTGTAATTTGTTTCAGTCCCTATCATATTGACATCATACAATACATGGTAAAAAAACTACATCACCATCCTAACTGCTCAGAAAAACTGGCATTTCAAGTGTCTCTGCACATTACAGTATGCCTCATGAACTTCAACAGTTGCATGGATCCCTTTATTTACTTCTTTGCCTGCAAAGGGTACAAAAGAAAGGTAATGAAAATGATGAGACGGCAGGTCAGCACTTCATTTTCTAGTGTGGTCAGGACTTCTCCAGATGGATCATCTAGAGATGCAATCGACAATAACAGAATCGTTTCAGTTCTTCTTACCAACAAGCTAAAATCATGA